A stretch of DNA from Zonotrichia leucophrys gambelii isolate GWCS_2022_RI chromosome 28, RI_Zleu_2.0, whole genome shotgun sequence:
GCGTAGCCGGCCCCGTTGTCTGTGATGGTGAGGCCAAGCGCGTCCTCTGTCTTGGTCACCTCCACCTCCTTGGTCTCGCCCCGGACATGGGCAAAGATGAAATCCTCCAGGCCAATCTGTCCCCCCAGCAGCTTCTGCATGTCCACTTTGTGCGTGTTGAGCGTGCAGAAGAGGATCTGCCCCAGGGAACCCCATCAGCAGGGACTGGGGATGCCCCAGTAGGGCAAGAGCTGACAGGGGAGGCACGGCCAGCTCAGGGGGACTCAGTCAGATCCGGGCACCACTAGAACAGAGAggcccagggacccccagcctgCCGGGGACCCTgcactgccccatccctgcgcaccttcccccagccccagccagctggaatctggcagccactgctccctgcccacaTACAGAGCGTAAACtgaagcacagagccccaagccCTCCCCAGAGGAGCCAATACAACCCTGAGGCCATAATACCCCTGCAGAAAATTTCGGGGACTACATTTGCAAGCATCTGGGGACTTGGGGGAGCACAGGCCACAGACAGTGCCTCAGGGTGGGTGACCCCGCCCCAGGCCGCAGCCCCTCACCTCGGTGGGCGAGATGTCGAAGACCTCGGCGATTTTGGCGTAGAGCTCCTTGACGTTGGTGAAGCCCTCGATGCGGGCCGTGGGGCTGCCGTGGGCCAGCTGCGTGTGGAACACCAGCCTGGGCCGGGcgcggggggcccggggggccgCGGGCCCGGCCGGCTCGGGGGTCCCCGGCTCCTGCCCCACGCCGTTCTCCATGGGGCCGCCCTCGGGGGGCTGCCGGCCGTGCCTGCCCGCCCGCTGCATCCCTGCGGCGCTGCTGAATTATGGATGGGGCTGGCTCCCCGCCGGCCGTAAGGCGATCCCCGCACCCGGGAACCTGAGCCGCTGGCGCAGGTCACCCGCGGGGATCGGGTGAGCTCTGCCACGTAGGAAGAGCCCCGGCCCCGAGCCAGCACCATCGCATCCCCccaggcggggctgggggctgcagcgatgggctcagggctgccccccACGGATCCACCCCAACCAAGCCCGGGATCAGCTCCAGAGCTCCCGCTGAGCACAAACACACAGGGACCAGAGCGGTTTTCTCCCACATTTATTTgctcccatctccatccccagcccagcgGCAGCAGGAGATGGCCAATGGCAGATGCACAGCGCGGGCCCGGCAAGCGAGGGAGGGGTGGGAACACCCCGGGCCCCGGCAgagccagggccagggccaggccCATGTAGTGCTAAGTAAGAAAATAAGACACTCTCTAATTACACAGTCTGAGATTAATGACAGGCAGTCCCGGGGACACCAAGCCTGACCCCGGCTGCCAGCACAGTGGTCCCACAAGAGCAGGGGGGCTCAGGCAAAAGGGGCAGGAGGCAAAAGCCAGTGCAGCACACCCAGGGTCCCTGCAAGCAGGAAGGGGTCGGTCACAGCTCCCCGGCTACAGggtccccagcccaggacaaGGTGGCCCCAGCTCCCCTCTTCCAGGGGTCCCCCACCACAGGAGGGGGTAcccagctctcctctgctccctgccccaggagggggTCACAGTTCCAGCTTCCCTCTGGCCTAAAGAGTTTTATTGCTTTCAGGATCTCACTGCCTGGTCCCAGATAcggaggggaaggaggggagccAAGCAGGGTGACAGAGGCAGAGGCTGAAGGCACGCATCAAATAAAAGCTGAGGCAGGtggtgggaaggagctgccctCAGGCCCTTGCAGGGATGGGACCAAGAGGTTCCCAGGCTGGCCAGGGGACAGGAGGCAGCACCAGGACCAAGGGGgtcccagtcactcccactGCCCCCattccccacagccccagctcacccTACAGGGGTGTGTTCACTCCAGGCCCAAACCCACCAGCGCCTCCCCTGCCCCAGTCAGGCTTCAGGGAGCCCCTGgttggcagggcagggctgggggcccAGGGGAGAGCCAGGGGTGCTCACACCAACGCTGaccctctcccagcactgccccagctgtccctcagCCCTGTCACCGCTTGTCCCCAAAGCCCAAGGTCCCTGGAGCCGGTGCAGCCGTGGGTTGGGCAGTCTGGGCTGGGGGTCCCGGCTGCAGGAAGGTGcgaggggcagggggagcagccagagcccctGCAGACACTGTCCCCTGAGTGAGCTCCAAGGGACAGGCCCAGGGTCCAGCCAGGTCCGGGGTCTGGAAGGACTGGTCCTCTCACAAGTGTTCACtgaggagggagaaaagcacagctgagacACAAAATCCCACAATGGCTTGGATTGGAAGGGGGCCTAAAGTTCATCCAGCTCCTCCCTcggccatggcagggacacctcccaccatcccagggtgctccaagccctgcccagcctggccttgggcactgccagggatccaggggcagccccagctgctctgggaaatccattccagggatggattccacaattcctgattcccaatctcccacccagccctgccctgtggcagtgggagccattccctgtgtcctgtccctgcaggccttgtccccagtccctctgcagctctcctggagccccttcaggccccaaaaggggctctgaggtgtccctggagccttctcctgtccaggtgagcaggcccagctgtgccaggctggctcagagcagaggggctccagccctggcagcatctccaTGGGCTTccctggacttgctccaacagatcAGCATCtttggacatggggacacctccTGAATTCAGGGACTGGGCTTCcctctcccacagctccctggagcagctACACCAtctctgcccatccctgtccaCACCTTTCCTGCTCATcaccagcagctggagctcagccctgcagtgccatggggacacctgtgCCACCCACCTGGCAATCCTGGACAAGATCTCCTTGACACGCAGCACCAGCGGCTCGTGCTGCAGGGGGTTGCTCTCGATGGCACTGTGCAGTTTGGCCATGTAGAAGTCCAGGGTGCTCAGCGTGGGGGTCTCCCCAGTGCCTGTGAGGTGACAGCCCGGTGAGCAGGACCAGCAGGTCCCCACCCCACCATGCTCATGTGCTGGGGACTACAGAAGGGATCCCAGCACCAGAAGCCATCTCCTGCAGTGGCACAAGCCCAGGAACACAAGGATTTCGGCCAATCTGGGGCGCAGCTGTGAGCGTGACTCCAGAGAAGGAGGGATCCCagcctgccctgtcccagctggctgCAACATCCCTGGGCTTCCCATGTGCTGCAGGATgcccccccagcagcagatGGGCACTAACCACCACCCCACTGCCCCACAGTGCTGCCCTGTATGGGATGGGGGGACCCctcagtgcccaggcaggggtCCCAGCAGTCAGGGCcccacagctgcccccagctcaccggggatggggagggaggcGAAGCTGGCAGTGAGGGCCTGTCGCACagactggagctgctgctgcagggccagggtctgcctctcctcctgcaccagctcctgctccagcttctCCTTGGCGCAGTTCATGCTCTCAGTGTGCTTCTGCAGGATGGCGTTCTGCTCCTCAAACTCCGTGTTCATCTTGCGCAGGCGCCGCAGCTCGGCCTCCCGGGCTGTGGGACAGCACCGTGCCCGTGGGGACAGGCCCTGGAGAGCCCCTCAACCCCAACCCAAactcaaacccaaacccacacacagctcttcccagcagctgtgtccccacaggctTCCCAAGGACCCTCCACAGCCCCTACCCTTGTTTTGGTCCAAGAACTCCTCGGTGAAGATGGGCACATCGAAGGTGGAGAAGGTGTCGCTGCACTCACCAGCCTGAGGGACAAGAGGGagggcctgggcagggctgggcccacCAGAGGGGACCCCAACACCGTGGGGCCGGGTGAGGGCTGGCCCTGTCTGGAGAGGGAGGATGGCTATGCTCTGCCTCCCACCCCTCCAGGAacctggggctcagccccagaACTCCCTGTGCCcactcacagctgcagccagcccagcccagcagtgtgatgtgcctcagtttccccacacAGAGCCTTACCTTGTGCGGGTGCCCGTTGAGTAGGGTGTTCACACCCACCGTGCCCACGTCCTctgcaggggaggaaggaggtCACCCAGGGCCCAGCCTCAGGTCTCCAGAAAGCTCTGGCAGCACCTGGCTGGATCCTGGATCCTGCAGCCATTGCTCCCACAGCCCACCTTTTTTGATCTTTTTCTCCTGGATCTTCTCCGTGCACATTTTGTAGGCCTCTGACTGCTGGTACTCCCGCAGCTCCTTCATGTACTGCTGCTTCTCCCGCTCTGCCTCGTCCAGGTACCGCTGTGGGGGATCACAGAGGGGCTCAGCCTGACCCCACCCaccctcccaggagctgctgaccctccctgcccagctcccaccccCCAGCACTGGGCCCAGCACCTTTCTTGGGGCAAGCtcaggggtttggggagctgcccagccctgggggccaGTACCTGCTTCTCAGAGAGCTGCAGTTTGCTCCACTCTGCTCCCAGCATCTTTGTGATCTCTGGGAAGGGCAGGTCGGGGTGCTGTGTGCGGATCTGCTCGCGCCGCTCGTTCAGGAAGCGCACATAGCCCGTCACGGGGGCTTTGGGGCCATTGGGAAGgatcttcttcctcttcttgcCCTTGGGCCAGCCCCTCTTCTTCACCGGCTGGCACCCACGGGGAAGGGACAGCCCATCAGGGACCAGAGCCATCGcaccagggggacacaggggagcCCCCAGGCCCACCTGGGCCATGCAGCCCTCAAGGCAAAGTCTGAGCCCTTCCCTGGCCCATGGCCACAcccacagcctctcctgggctggtgcagggtgagcagaggggcagggacagccccaggctgggcacctGGGCCCAGGCATGGAGTGAGAAGGGACACGGGCTCTGGCActcacctcctcctctggcTTCTCACCACCCACCCGGGCCGACTCCCCCTTCTCCTGTTTGATGGCCACCAGGAAGTTCCCATGCTGAGCCTTGCCCGTGGCGTGTCTGCAGCCAGAGAGCACCGTCAGAGAGGGctgggacaccatggggaccAACAGTGACACACCCCCAGCAGCATGAGCTCACACTCACCAGATTCCCCAAAGCCCCTGAGTCAAACAGCCCAAACCCAGCATGGCCATGGAGCCCTTGTTCCCATGAGGGGAGGCTACAGCAGAGCCATGGCACtgaagcagagcccagcacctgAGCAGGGCACCCCTGCACCCTAAAGCTGCCCTGAGGtctgggggcagccctggggctcctcaGGGCCATTTGGATGGGGGTTGGCTCTTGGGGTCAGGAAACACTGACAGTCACATCCCTGCCTGTCACCTGGGCTTGGGACACGCCTTGGTGGGGGTCCCAAGGGACTCTGCAAAGGAGCAGAAGCCACAGGGGTTTGGATCCTGGCACCAGGGGCACCACCTGGAAGCATCACCCACACCCCAGGAACCCTGGGGGCAGAGGGTGAGGGCAGGGcactggctggagctgctgcagccacaaccACCCCAGCAGGTTTGTGCTGCCTGTGACACCTCCCCAGCACCTCGAGTGGCTGcactgcagggcccagcccctgtcccaggtcACTGCCACAGCTTCATGGATCAGCAGCTGCTTcaggcagagcctccctgcCCCACCGAGCACCCCGGGTGGGCAGAGCCTCCCTGTCCCACCACAGCATCACCCTGGGGCTCCCCAAGCCCCCTGGCAACTCCTCCCGctggctccatctcccagccctgtcccattCACACCCCAGGGTCCtcaaggcagctcctgctctgctggaaatgTCCTCACCACATCAGGGAGCCACAAAGGGCTCCTGAGTATCACCAAGTGATGCTTGGGTTCCAACCAGGTGCCCAGATCTGGGAACCAGCCCAGGGCCAAACACAAACTCTGGCACAGACATGTGCCAAAAGCCACAGTGATCCCAACATGCTCAGGATGCACCTTGGAATTTCCCTTGTGTTTGCCACACCATGTACCTGGAGCAAACCCCAATTTCTGCAGAGAGCCCAAGCTACTGGTATCCATTTATCACCCAGACAAGCCATCCTTGCAGTTAATTTAGGCAACCCCTTCCATGAGCCTGACACTGCAGTGGCCCTTGTAGAAAAAGTGGGACAAGTCCCTCCACCAGGATCAGAGGCAACCAGTGCCCTACACCCCCACATTCACAAAAAACCCTACAGAAAGGTGTGAGACCACCTCTTcttccagctcctggggaaAAAGAACCCTCTGAGGCTGTGCAGGGTCATGGCCAGCCTTTGGCTTTATCAGCTGCAAGAGCAATGTTCCCAGTGATGTGCACAGAAAAGCATCATCATGTTTCCCAGGAACACACTGACACCCTCGAGCCCAGAcagatctccctcccccttGTGATCCGGATTCCTCGAATGCCTAAGGATGCTTTAAAAAGTAAAGTTATCTCAGGCAAGATTCCTCCTCAGCCAGTTTGTTCTGGCATTCACCTCCCTCCACCTCTGAGGAGCTTCCCCATCCGCCACCCCCGTGACAGGAGGGCCAAGGACAACTCAGGACAGCACAACTCTCAGAGGAATTCAGCCCTTGCTGATTCTGATCTCCCAATAtgcttagaatcacagaatcctggaatatcctgagctgggagggaccctcTGGGATGATCagtgcagccctgtccctgcccagccaccccaacacccccaccctgagcacccccgggagctcctgcagctctggcagccttggcaccattccctgggcagcctgggcagtgcccagcagcctcggggggcagaaccttgccctgagctccatgccaaggcctggcacagctgcagcccttgctgggctcctgtccctgtgccagagcagagctcagcccctgcccctgtgcctgccctggggaggagctgcagcccccgaggagcctcccctcagtctcctgggctgcagctgaaccagccaagtgccctcagctgctcctcagcccttccccagctccgtgtCCCTCCTCTGGGCACTCTCCAACAGCTTTGGGTCCTTCTGATCCCGTGGTGCCCAaagtgcccccagcactggagctgaggctgccccagagcagagcagagtgggacaatccctccccagcacacacagaccaCCCCCAAGGCTTGGAAGGGAGTgagtttctgctgctctttcagcaGGGGCTCTGACACACAGCAGGGTGGCCAGAGGAGGTTCTGGCAGCTGGTGGCACTTACAGCAGGGCGGCAGGCGGCTGCTTGGTGCTGTGGGCCATGGGCAGGGGTCTTGGTCAGCACcctgtgggcagagcacagTTGGCACTGTCATCGGGTGGTGGTGACCCCGCTGAAACGCCCCTCGGAGGTGCCTCCCTCATGTGAAATCACAGAACCTCTACCCAAATGGCATCTCCTCCCCAACCAGCCCCTTACTGGCCTATccacccaccccagccccaggatcCGGCACAAGCTCCAGCCACTCCACTGACCCACCCCTCCCTGGGGGTGCCATCACAGCTCCCAGGGGCTCAAGCCCCTTGCTCCCCTCCCACCGCGATCCCCAGCGCCCCCTGAGCCCTACCCTGCAGAAACCCCCCCTTCCCGAGAGCCACTGCAGCCCCAATTGCTTCATCCCGGGTAACTCCCTGTGCGCCCCGgcaccccagtgcccccagcacccCTCACCGGCCCTCCTGGGGTCCCATAGCAGCGCCCCAGTGGGCTCGCCCTCAAAACCCGCCCTCTACCCGCGCCTCCTTCCACAGGATCCCCTCACAGGAGCCCCCCTCCCGCAGGAGCTCCTCTCCCGCAGGATCGCCCCAGGAATGCCCCTCCCAGAGGATTCCCCCGGATCCCGTCACAGGCTCCCCCCCCGCAGGAGCCCTCCTTCACACAGGATCTCCCCCACAGGATCCCTCTTCCCACAGGATCTTCCCAGAGGATCCCCGCCCACAGGATCCCCCCAGGAACGCCCCTCCCAGAATATCCCCCCCCCAGAAACGCCCCTCACAGGCTCCCCACCCACAGGATCCCCTCAGGATCCCCCCtcccccaggatccccccaGAGAAGCGCCCCTCCCAGAGGCGCCTCCCAGAGAATCCCCCACAGGATCCCCTCAGAGCTCCCCTCCC
This window harbors:
- the HMG20B gene encoding SWI/SNF-related matrix-associated actin-dependent regulator of chromatin subfamily E member 1-related, with translation MAHSTKQPPAALLHATGKAQHGNFLVAIKQEKGESARVGGEKPEEEPVKKRGWPKGKKRKKILPNGPKAPVTGYVRFLNERREQIRTQHPDLPFPEITKMLGAEWSKLQLSEKQRYLDEAEREKQQYMKELREYQQSEAYKMCTEKIQEKKIKKEDVGTVGVNTLLNGHPHKAGECSDTFSTFDVPIFTEEFLDQNKAREAELRRLRKMNTEFEEQNAILQKHTESMNCAKEKLEQELVQEERQTLALQQQLQSVRQALTASFASLPIPGTGETPTLSTLDFYMAKLHSAIESNPLQHEPLVLRVKEILSRIASEHL